The DNA segment CTGCGGCAGGATGCTCACGACGACCCGCAGGGGCGCGGCCGCGGCGGGCGCCGCCAGACCAAGGAGCGCGAGGTGTGCAAGCCAGCGGCGCGCGTTCATCGCTGGCCGTCCCGGCAGCCGGCGCAGAGGCCCATCAGGAAGAGCTCGTGGTTCTCGACCAGGAAGCCGCTCGGCGCGAGGCGCTCGAAGTCGCCCGGACAGTGGGGCAGCTCGAAGACGGCCGTGCAGGCCCGGCAGCGGAAGTGGTGGTGGTGGTCCTTGCCCGCGATCTCGTAGCGACTCGGCTCGCCGGGCAGCACCACCGCGCGCAGCGCGCCCTCCCGATCCAGCCGCGTCAGGTGCCGGTAGACGGTGGCGATGCCCAGGCCGGGCAGCGCACGGCTCGCTCGCGCGAGCAGTTCCTGCGGCGAGAGCGGGCGGTCGGCCACGGCCAGAGCCTGGCGGATGGCCTCGCGCTGTCGGGTGCGGCGCTCCATTGGTACCTCGGGGCTAGCGCCCCCTATTGATACCGGAGTCTCAATAGAATGCAAGGGGGATCCCAGAAAAATGCCCGGGCCAAGGGGCTCGGGCACCGTCGAAGGCTCCCCGGAGGAGTGGTGGTGGCGTCAGGCCCGGGGCATAGTCGACGCGAGAGTGAATCTGACCTTCGATTGGGAGGAATGCAAGCCCCTTCAGGTCTCGCAAGCCTAATGAAATTAGTCACAAGCCGTCGCTCAGCGCCCGGCCTCGTAGATGTTGAGCCCCTGCACGTTGACGAACTCCCGCAGCCCGTAAGCCGACAGCTCCCGCCCGAGCCCGCTGCGTTTCACCCCGCCGAAGGGCAGCCGCGGGTCGCTCTTGACGATCGAATTGACGAAGACCGCGCCCGCCTCGAGCCGCCGGGCGAAGCGCTCGCCGCGCGCGAGGTCGCGCGTCCAGACGCAGCCGCCCAGGCCGAAGGGCGTCCCGTTGGCCAGCGCGAGGGCAGCCTCTTCGTCCGGCACGCTGAAGACCGGGGCCACCGGCCCGAAGACCTCCTCCTCGGCCACGGCCATGCCGGGTGCCGCTTCCGCCAGCACCGTGGCCTCGAAGTAGTAGCCCGGCCGCGCGAGACGACGGCCGCCGCAGACGAGCCGCGCCCCGGCGGCCAGGCTGCGCGCCACCTGGTCCTCGAGGGTCTCGACGGCGGCCGCGTCCACCAGGGGCCCCAGCGTGACGGTCGGATCGCTGGGGTCGCCGGGCACCAGCGCGCGGAACTCCGCGGCCAGGCCCGCCGCGAAGCGCTCGGCCAGCGGGGCGACGACGATGAAGCGCTTGGCCGCGATGCAGCTCTGTCCCGTGCACACGAGTCGCCCCAGGCGCGCGCCCGCCACGGCGGCGGCGAGATCGGCGTCCTCCAGCACGACGAAGGGATCGGAGCCGCCCAGCTCGAGCACGACCTTCTTCAGCCGCCGGCCCGCCGCCGCGGCGATCAGCGCGCCCGCCTCCGTGCTGCCGGTGAGCGAGACGCCGCGGATCGCCTCGGCGTCGAGGAGCGCTTCCAGGTCGGCGTGCGTGGCGAAGATCGCCTGGAAGAGGCCGGCCGGGAAGCCCGCTTCGGCGAAGGCGCCGGCGATGGCCCCCGCGCAGCCGGGAACGTTGCGCGCGTGCTTGAGCAGGCTCGCGTTGCCGGCCAGCAGAGCGGGCACCGCGAAGCGCAGGGCCTGCCAGAAGGGGAAGTTCCAGGGCATGATCGAGAGGATGACGCCCAGCGGCTGCAAGACGATCCGGTGGCGCAGGCCGTCGGCGGCGACGCTCTCCTCGGCCAGCCAGGCCGGCGCGTTGTCCGCGTAGACCTCGCAGAGCCAGGCGCACTTGTCGATCTCGGCGAGGGATTCCGCACGGCGCTTGCCCATCTCGAGCGTGATCAGCGCGGCCCAGGCTTCCCGCTCGCGGCGCAGGACGGCGGCCAGTGCCCGGAACAGGGGCAAGCGCGCGGCCAGCGGCAGCGCGCGCCACTCGCGCTGGGCAGCCTCGGCACTGGCGAGTGCCGCGGCGATGGCCGCCGGGCTCATCGTCTCGTAGCGAAAGCGCAACTCGCCGGTGGCAGGGTTCATGCAGTCGATGCGCATGGGCGGCCTCCTGGATGCTCACGAGACCCTAGGACGCCCGCCCGCGGCGCGCAAGTCTCCCTCGCGAGGGAGGCGCGCGCCCCGCATTGCCGCCCGCGAGGGCTCGACCGGGCACAATGAGCGCCCGCCAACGCGGCGAGGGAAGCGAGCGCGCATGGAACTGGCAGTTCTCATCGCTTTCGGCCTGCTGCTGCTCGGCCTCATGATTGCCGCGCTCGCCACGGCCCTGCGCGGTCCGAGCGGCGCGGGGCGGGCGCCTGGGCGGCGCCCGACACCCGCGAGCCGCCGCGCTCCCGAGAGTCTACCCGCCGGCCGCAAGCCCGCGCTCCAGCCCGATCGGCTCCTGCGCGAGGAGCGCACGAACAACCCCGAGCCGACCCCGAGCCTCATCGATGCCTGGCGCTTCCAGCCGGCGCCCGAGGAGTTCCGCTACCTCGATGACGAAGCCGGCGCCGCCGACGACATGAGCGAGATCATGGCGCAGGCGGACAGCATCGGCGGGCGCCTGAAGGCGCGCCAGCAGATCCTCGCCGGCGTCACGGGATCGGAGTTCCACCCCAAGCAGGTCACCGAGCTGGTGCTCAGCGACCCGGCGCTGGCCGGCCTCGTGCTGCGCATCGTCAATTCGCCCTTCTACGGACTGGGCCAGAAGATCGGCTCGGTGTTTCGCGCAGTGGTCTACTTGGGCCATGTCGAGGTGCGCAACATCATCTGGCGGGCCTGCGTGAACGAGGGGCTCGGCAGCGCGGATCGCGCGGCGCAGGCGCTCGTGGAAGGGCTCTGGCAGCACTCCTTCGCCAGCAGCAAGGTCGCCTTCGCCATCGCCAAGAGCCGCGGCATGGCCGAGCCGGACAAGATCTCGACGACGGCCCTGCTGCACGACATCGGCAAGCTCATCTGCCTGAACGTCTGGCCCGAGCGGGCGAAGGCGCTCTACCACCCGGTGCAGTTCAGCGATCGCAGCGTGCTCGAGGAGGAGATCCGCCTCGGCGCCCGCCATGCGCGGCTGGGCGCCGCGGTGGCCGAGGCCTGGGGCCTGCCCCAGGAGACCCTCCAGGTCATCCGCCACCACCACGCCGCGAGCTACGTGTCGATCAGCCAGATCGACCCGGGCTGCCGGCGCACCCTGGCCGCGGTGCACCTGGCCGATCTCTTCGTCCACGCCGTCACGCCCGCGCCCATCGACGCCGAGCTGGCCCCGATCTACCAGCCCCAGGCGAGCTGGCTGCAGCTCCTCGGAGTCGAGACGATCGAGCAGCTCTGCACCAGCGAGGTCGAGGCCTCGCTGCCGCGCCTGCGTCTCGTGCACCTGCCGCAGATGGCCCCGGAGGGCCTCGCCGAGCGGCAGCTGCAATCCCCCGTGGACTAGGGCCGGCGCGTGGCCTACCTTCCCGGGCGCCCCCCCAGGGGGCTGCACCCGGGAGTGTCCGCATGAGCGAGTCTGCCGGCCCGACCGCCTGGCAGGCGGCCCTGGGCCGCCTCCGCGCCGGAAACGAACGCTACCAGGCTCTCCGCCTGGCCCACCCGCACCTCGACCTCGACAGGCGCGCCGAGCTGCGGGCGGGGCAGAGCCCCTTCGCCGCCGTGCTGGGCTGCGCCGACTCGCGCGTGCCGCCGGAACTCATCTTCGACCCCCGCCTGGGCGACCTCTTCGTCGTGCGCGTGGCCGGCCACGCGCTCGACGGCGCGGTGCTGGGCAGCCTCGAGTTCGCGGTGGAGCGACTCGGCGTGCGGCTGGTGCTCGTTCTCGGGCACGAGAGCTGCGGCGCCGTGGGGGTCGCGCTCGCCGGCGAGCGGCCGGGAGGCCAGCTCGGCGATCTCATCCGGGGGCTCGCTCCCGTGATCGCGGCCGCCGCGGCGCGAGGCGAGCTGCCGCGCGATCCGGCGGCGCGGCTCGCGGCCGCGGCGCGGGCGAACGCACGGGCGGTGGCCGCGCTACTGGAGCGCCGCTGGCCCGAGCCGGCGCGGCCCGCCGGCGCCGGGCCGCTCAGGGTGCTGCCGGCCTACTATCACCTGGACTCGGGCGCCGTGGAGTTCCTGGACCCGGAGCGCTGAAGACGCGCTCCGGGTCTCTGGCCAGAGCGCCGCTAGCGGCCCTTCTCGGCGCGCAGATCCGCTGCCATTGCCTTGATCTCATGCAGGTCCTGCACCATCTCGTTCCAGCCGTACCAGAGCGCATAGTCCGGGCTCGCATGGAAGACGCCCTGGAAGGCCCGCATGCGGTGTTCCAGGTGCATCTCGAAGAGCCGGTTCTCGATCGGTGTCGGCGAGTCGTGGAAGGTGAGCAGGTCCGGGAAGGCGTAGGCGTAGCCCGCGGGCTTGGCGAGGATGCCGTCGGCGTAGAGACCGGCGATCTCGCGGATCGCCTCGGCGAGCAGGCGGTCGACGGCCTTGATCATGCGATCGCCCTTGGCCAGCTCTTCGCGGGCGAAGTTCTCAGAGTGGCACTGGCTGCAGACGGCCGTCAGCTTCGCGCGCTCGGCGTCGAACTCGGCGGCGGACAGGCGCGCCACCTGGGCCTGGGCGACCACGTCCAGGCGACCGGTCGGCTTGCCCTCAGGATCGAGCACGCCCAGGGCCTGCAGGATGGTCACGCGGTCGGCCCACCACTCGGGATCCTCCCCGGGATAGGGCGCGAGGCCGTCCGTGCGCACGGCGAGGAAGCCCCAGGGCGTGCGCACTTCGTGATTGCCGTCGACCATGTGGCAGGTCTGACAGGTGGGGGCGGCGGCGGTCTCCGGCAGCACGCCGTCTTTCTTGAGGCGGTGGCGGATGCCGTGCTTGGAGCTGGAGTACATCTCCCACTGCGGATGGTCGAAGCCCATGTGGCAGCTCGAGCAGGCCTCGGGCTGCCGCGCTTCGGCCACCGAGAAGGTGTGCCGCGTGTGGCAGGCGTCGCAGGAGGCGTGGCCGAAGGTGGAGCCGGCCGCCTTGAGCGCGCTGATCTCGGCCTCGCTCTTGATGCCGATCTTGTGGCAGCCGCCGCAGCCCTTCTGGCCCTCGATCAGCTCCATCGGCTTCATGTGCGTGGTGGGCATCGCCTTCATGGCGGCCCAGGCGAGGGCATGCTTGCCCTTGCCGTACTCCGCTGCCCGCTCGGGGTGGCACGCGGCGCAAGTCTCGTGGGTGACGGTCTGGACCTTGGCGACATCCGCCGCGCTGCTGTGGCCCTCGCCGTGGCAATCGGCGCAACCGATCGACTCGCGGCTGTGGGCGCTCAGGCGCCAGTCCTCGACGATGTTCGGGGTGATCTTGCCGTGGCAACCCACGCAGTCCGGGGCCGCCTGCGCGGCGACCGCCGCACAGACGAGCGCGGCGAGCGCGATGCCGAGCCGGAATGCAGTCGAACGCATGGCCGTACCTCCTGGCTGATGCCGGCGACAGGGTCAGGGTTTTGTCACGGCCGCTCCTTGATCCAGGGCAAAGCCGAGCGATTTCCGAGATCTCGGCGCTCTTGCGGTCAGGAAGCGCTGGGAATCGAAACCCGCTGGGATTATGTTCGCTAGTCCGGGCGTTGCGCCGGCGGGGGCCGGCGCCGTCCCCGCATCGGGGCGC comes from the bacterium genome and includes:
- a CDS encoding cytochrome C encodes the protein MRSTAFRLGIALAALVCAAVAAQAAPDCVGCHGKITPNIVEDWRLSAHSRESIGCADCHGEGHSSAADVAKVQTVTHETCAACHPERAAEYGKGKHALAWAAMKAMPTTHMKPMELIEGQKGCGGCHKIGIKSEAEISALKAAGSTFGHASCDACHTRHTFSVAEARQPEACSSCHMGFDHPQWEMYSSSKHGIRHRLKKDGVLPETAAAPTCQTCHMVDGNHEVRTPWGFLAVRTDGLAPYPGEDPEWWADRVTILQALGVLDPEGKPTGRLDVVAQAQVARLSAAEFDAERAKLTAVCSQCHSENFAREELAKGDRMIKAVDRLLAEAIREIAGLYADGILAKPAGYAYAFPDLLTFHDSPTPIENRLFEMHLEHRMRAFQGVFHASPDYALWYGWNEMVQDLHEIKAMAADLRAEKGR
- a CDS encoding carbonic anhydrase — its product is MSESAGPTAWQAALGRLRAGNERYQALRLAHPHLDLDRRAELRAGQSPFAAVLGCADSRVPPELIFDPRLGDLFVVRVAGHALDGAVLGSLEFAVERLGVRLVLVLGHESCGAVGVALAGERPGGQLGDLIRGLAPVIAAAAARGELPRDPAARLAAAARANARAVAALLERRWPEPARPAGAGPLRVLPAYYHLDSGAVEFLDPER
- a CDS encoding transcriptional repressor, which gives rise to MERRTRQREAIRQALAVADRPLSPQELLARASRALPGLGIATVYRHLTRLDREGALRAVVLPGEPSRYEIAGKDHHHHFRCRACTAVFELPHCPGDFERLAPSGFLVENHELFLMGLCAGCRDGQR
- a CDS encoding aldehyde dehydrogenase family protein, producing MRIDCMNPATGELRFRYETMSPAAIAAALASAEAAQREWRALPLAARLPLFRALAAVLRREREAWAALITLEMGKRRAESLAEIDKCAWLCEVYADNAPAWLAEESVAADGLRHRIVLQPLGVILSIMPWNFPFWQALRFAVPALLAGNASLLKHARNVPGCAGAIAGAFAEAGFPAGLFQAIFATHADLEALLDAEAIRGVSLTGSTEAGALIAAAAGRRLKKVVLELGGSDPFVVLEDADLAAAVAGARLGRLVCTGQSCIAAKRFIVVAPLAERFAAGLAAEFRALVPGDPSDPTVTLGPLVDAAAVETLEDQVARSLAAGARLVCGGRRLARPGYYFEATVLAEAAPGMAVAEEEVFGPVAPVFSVPDEEAALALANGTPFGLGGCVWTRDLARGERFARRLEAGAVFVNSIVKSDPRLPFGGVKRSGLGRELSAYGLREFVNVQGLNIYEAGR
- a CDS encoding HDOD domain-containing protein, with amino-acid sequence MQSMRMGGLLDAHETLGRPPAARKSPSRGRRAPRIAAREGSTGHNERPPTRRGKRARMELAVLIAFGLLLLGLMIAALATALRGPSGAGRAPGRRPTPASRRAPESLPAGRKPALQPDRLLREERTNNPEPTPSLIDAWRFQPAPEEFRYLDDEAGAADDMSEIMAQADSIGGRLKARQQILAGVTGSEFHPKQVTELVLSDPALAGLVLRIVNSPFYGLGQKIGSVFRAVVYLGHVEVRNIIWRACVNEGLGSADRAAQALVEGLWQHSFASSKVAFAIAKSRGMAEPDKISTTALLHDIGKLICLNVWPERAKALYHPVQFSDRSVLEEEIRLGARHARLGAAVAEAWGLPQETLQVIRHHHAASYVSISQIDPGCRRTLAAVHLADLFVHAVTPAPIDAELAPIYQPQASWLQLLGVETIEQLCTSEVEASLPRLRLVHLPQMAPEGLAERQLQSPVD